The genomic window TGGCGGCGGTCCTGCTCGACGCGGACGCCGGCGAGCATGCCGTCATGCGCGGCGCGCAGCTCCTCGCGCCCAGCCTGCTGCCCTACGAGGTCGCGAACGTGCTTCGTCGCCTCGAGAGCGCCGGGCGCCTCGCGCCCGATCACGCCGACCAGGCGTTCCGTGACTTCACCGGGCTCGATCTCGAGCTCTGGCCATGGCCCGTCCTCGCCGACCGGGTGTGGCAGCTCCGGGCGAACCTGTCGACCTATGACGCCGCCTACGTCGCCCTGGCCGAGACCACCGGTGCGACCCTGCTCACTCGTGATTCGCGACTCGGCCGAGCACCCGGCCCCGGCTGCACGATCGAGGTCTTCGCCTGAGCGGTGGTGCGCGCCCGACTCAGTGCGAGCCGAGCGCCCGCCGCGCCACGCGGTACTTCTCGATCAGGCGCAGCTGCACGTCGTAGTCGAGGCGGCGCAGCCGCCAGCGGGCGGTGTTGTCGTCGATGTCGGCGAGCTTGACGCGGCGCGCGGCCGGGTGCGAGCGAATGCGCGCGTAGTACTCCTCGGGCGCGACATCCTTCGTGCGCGTCAGCAGCCGCACGATCTCGATGACCTCGGGCACGACGCCGGCCTCGAAGAGCTCCTCGGCGGTGATCGCGGTATCCTCGAGCACGTCGTGCAGCCACGCGGCGGCCGCCTCGACGGGCTCGGTGACCGGGTCGAAGCGCTCGGCGATGCGGCCCGGATGGTCGACGTACGGCAGCCCGCTGCGATCGAGCTGGCCGCGGTGCGCGATGAACGCGATGCCGCGTGCGAGGGCCACCTGCTCGACCGCCTCGGTCTGCGACCAGGTCCTCGGGCCGACCTGCGCGGGCGGGCGGGGCGCGTGCGCGTGCGTCGGGATGGGTTCGGACGCGGCGATCGGCAGGGACTCCTCGTCGGCGTCGGGTTCCGCGCCGCCGGCCCGCTGCGCCTCGCCCGCGGGCTGGT from Agromyces aurantiacus includes these protein-coding regions:
- a CDS encoding type II toxin-antitoxin system VapC family toxin, with amino-acid sequence MPRLVVVDASSMAAVLLDADAGEHAVMRGAQLLAPSLLPYEVANVLRRLESAGRLAPDHADQAFRDFTGLDLELWPWPVLADRVWQLRANLSTYDAAYVALAETTGATLLTRDSRLGRAPGPGCTIEVFA